One segment of Stenotrophomonas sp. SAU14A_NAIMI4_8 DNA contains the following:
- the ptsP gene encoding phosphoenolpyruvate--protein phosphotransferase: MPRARAGQLPSGQRPVQLLSGHGAARGTALGRARVRLPHALEIAEQRVAPQQVPAELARLHRAVEAARTEMHDLRQRLHGALNQEVGEFLDLHALLLDDPELLFGLDELIRSGPYSAGYALRLQRDRLAKVFDGMDDAYLKSRMDDLDHVIGRIHAFLQPDRAPVVKGLAGEILVCDNIAPSELAQLQAQGVVGIVTAAGSALSHSAILARSLHLPLIVNVPQVLGRVADGDVLIIDGADGSITVNPQADNLRDYRVRLKEHAREQRELGRLRSKPSRTRDQVDIALLANAESLEDVTQAHALGAQGLGLYRTEFLFLQRNELPDEEEQFQTYRDAALGMSGRPVTIRTLDLGADKADRTGLTLSNEENPALGLRGVRLSLARPKVSDTQLRAILRASAYGKLRVLVPMVSTREELLAVRRRLLKLAEQLRAEGHAVADHVPLGAMIEVPAAALALESFIDLVDFLSIGTNDLVQYLLAADRNNEALGELYSPLHPAVVRLLQLVIDTGARHRIPVAVCGEIAGDARMTPLLLALGLTEFSLHPGTLLEVRRAIRESDLATLRARAPKLLAARDRRGIERWLALVAETP; this comes from the coding sequence GTGCCGCGCGCACGTGCCGGGCAACTGCCTTCCGGCCAACGGCCGGTGCAGCTGTTGTCCGGCCACGGCGCCGCACGCGGTACAGCGCTGGGCCGTGCGCGCGTGCGCCTGCCGCATGCGCTGGAAATCGCCGAACAGCGCGTGGCCCCGCAGCAGGTACCGGCCGAGCTGGCACGCCTGCACCGCGCCGTGGAAGCGGCGCGCACCGAGATGCACGACCTGCGCCAGCGCCTGCACGGCGCGCTGAACCAGGAAGTGGGCGAATTCCTGGACCTGCATGCCCTGCTGCTGGATGACCCGGAGCTGCTGTTCGGGCTGGACGAACTGATCCGCAGCGGCCCCTACAGCGCCGGCTACGCACTGCGCCTGCAGCGTGACCGCCTGGCCAAGGTCTTCGATGGCATGGACGATGCCTATCTGAAGAGCCGCATGGACGATCTGGACCATGTGATCGGCCGCATCCACGCCTTCCTGCAACCCGACCGCGCGCCGGTGGTGAAGGGCCTGGCCGGGGAAATCCTGGTCTGCGACAACATCGCACCGTCCGAACTGGCCCAGCTGCAGGCCCAGGGCGTGGTCGGCATTGTCACCGCCGCCGGCAGCGCGCTGTCGCACAGCGCGATCCTGGCCCGCAGCCTGCACCTGCCGCTGATCGTGAACGTGCCGCAGGTGCTGGGCCGGGTGGCCGACGGCGATGTGCTGATCATCGACGGCGCCGACGGCAGCATCACCGTGAACCCGCAGGCCGACAACCTGCGCGATTACCGCGTACGGCTGAAGGAACACGCGCGCGAACAGCGCGAACTCGGCCGCCTGCGCAGCAAGCCCAGCCGCACCCGCGACCAGGTCGATATCGCCCTGCTGGCCAATGCCGAATCGCTGGAAGACGTGACCCAGGCACACGCGCTGGGCGCGCAGGGCCTGGGCCTGTACCGCACCGAATTCCTGTTCCTGCAGCGCAACGAACTGCCCGACGAAGAAGAGCAGTTCCAGACCTACCGCGATGCCGCCCTCGGCATGAGCGGGCGTCCGGTCACCATCCGCACCCTGGACCTGGGCGCGGACAAGGCCGACCGTACCGGCCTGACCCTCAGCAACGAGGAGAACCCGGCGCTGGGCCTGCGCGGCGTGCGCCTGTCGCTGGCCCGGCCGAAGGTGTCCGACACCCAGCTGCGCGCGATCCTGCGCGCCTCGGCCTACGGCAAGCTGCGCGTGCTGGTGCCCATGGTCAGCACCCGCGAGGAACTGCTGGCGGTGCGCCGGCGCCTGCTGAAGCTGGCCGAACAACTGCGCGCCGAAGGCCATGCGGTGGCCGACCACGTGCCGTTGGGGGCGATGATCGAAGTGCCCGCCGCCGCGCTGGCCCTGGAAAGCTTCATCGACCTGGTGGATTTCCTGTCGATCGGCACCAACGATCTGGTCCAGTACCTGCTGGCCGCCGACCGCAACAACGAAGCGCTGGGCGAGTTGTACTCGCCGCTGCATCCGGCCGTGGTACGCCTGCTGCAGCTGGTGATCGACACCGGCGCACGCCATCGCATTCCGGTGGCGGTGTGCGGCGAGATCGCCGGCGACGCACGCATGACGCCGCTGCTGCTGGCACTGGGCCTGACCGAGTTCAGCCTGCACCCCGGCACCCTGTTGGAAGTCCGCCGCGCGATCCGCGAAAGCGACCTGGCCACCCTGCGCGCACGCGCACCAAAGCTGCTGGCCGCGCGCGATCGCCGCGGCATCGAACGCTGGCTGGCCCTGGTGGCCGAGACACCCTGA
- a CDS encoding HPr family phosphocarrier protein has protein sequence MLERELTVSNRLGLHARATAKLVQTLAPFRCNVTMAAKGREINAKSIMGVMLLAAGQGTPVTIRITGEDEAAAMDAVVDLFERRFDEDS, from the coding sequence ATGCTTGAACGAGAACTCACAGTCAGCAACCGCCTGGGCCTGCATGCCCGGGCCACCGCCAAGCTGGTGCAGACCCTGGCGCCCTTCCGCTGCAACGTGACCATGGCCGCCAAGGGCCGTGAGATCAACGCCAAGAGCATCATGGGCGTCATGCTGCTGGCCGCCGGCCAGGGCACGCCGGTCACCATCCGCATCACCGGCGAAGACGAGGCGGCTGCCATGGACGCGGTGGTTGACCTGTTCGAGCGCCGCTTCGACGAGGACAGCTGA
- a CDS encoding PTS fructose IIA subunit family protein encodes MTCGILLVTHPGVGTALLDVATRLLRQLPLKTEAFEVPFDADLDALLPLASAALRRVDGGEGVLILTDLYGASPANLAGQLARLGTPVRRVSALSLPMLLRVMNYPEQALDQLPATAAAGTRNGAIVDDA; translated from the coding sequence ATGACCTGTGGCATTCTCCTCGTAACACACCCCGGGGTCGGGACCGCCCTGCTTGACGTGGCGACCCGGCTCCTGCGGCAATTGCCGCTGAAAACCGAAGCTTTCGAAGTACCGTTCGACGCAGACCTGGATGCCCTTCTCCCGCTTGCCTCGGCTGCCTTGCGCCGGGTCGATGGTGGCGAAGGCGTGCTGATCCTGACCGACCTGTACGGCGCCAGCCCAGCCAACCTTGCCGGGCAGCTGGCCCGGCTGGGAACCCCGGTTCGCCGGGTGTCGGCGCTGAGCCTGCCGATGTTGCTGCGGGTGATGAATTATCCGGAACAGGCACTGGATCAACTGCCCGCCACTGCGGCGGCGGGCACCCGCAATGGAGCGATAGTCGACGATGCTTGA
- the rapZ gene encoding RNase adapter RapZ: MSTASPTAPTLIIVSGLSGSGKSVALKTFEDQDYYCSDNLPIRLLPDFVRSVLDNHDGAAPRRLAVGIDVRGQSDLSQLSDWRQQATDAGVQVKVLFFEASDETMLKRYADTRRRHPLSQLGLSLPEAIARERELVAPLRHEADAVVDTSALNVHQLRRRIITEFALGHATRLSLLFESFAYKRGVPAEADFVFDARVLPNPHWDPDLRALSGREPGVRDYLEAQPDVQRYLTQLMDFLDTWLPKLGDGTRSYVTVAFGCTGGKHRSVFLAERMARHAREMGWDDVATYHREQD, from the coding sequence ATGAGCACCGCCTCCCCCACCGCCCCGACCCTGATCATCGTCAGCGGCCTGTCCGGCTCGGGTAAATCCGTCGCCCTGAAGACCTTCGAAGACCAGGACTACTACTGTTCGGACAACCTGCCGATCCGGCTGCTGCCGGATTTCGTACGCAGCGTGCTGGACAACCACGACGGCGCAGCGCCGCGGCGGCTGGCGGTCGGCATCGACGTGCGCGGGCAGAGCGACCTGAGCCAGCTGTCCGATTGGCGCCAGCAGGCCACCGATGCGGGCGTGCAGGTGAAGGTGCTGTTCTTCGAGGCCAGCGACGAAACCATGCTCAAGCGCTACGCCGACACGCGCCGGCGCCATCCGCTGAGCCAGCTGGGCCTGTCACTGCCGGAAGCGATCGCCCGCGAACGCGAACTGGTGGCGCCGCTGCGCCACGAGGCCGATGCCGTGGTCGATACCAGCGCCCTGAACGTGCACCAGCTGCGCCGCCGCATCATCACCGAATTTGCGCTGGGCCATGCCACGCGCCTGTCGCTGCTGTTCGAATCGTTCGCCTACAAGCGCGGCGTGCCGGCCGAGGCCGACTTCGTGTTCGATGCGCGCGTGCTGCCCAACCCGCACTGGGACCCGGACCTGCGCGCCCTGAGCGGCCGCGAACCGGGCGTGCGCGATTACCTGGAAGCGCAGCCGGACGTGCAGCGCTACCTGACCCAGCTGATGGACTTCCTGGACACCTGGCTGCCGAAGCTGGGCGATGGCACGCGCAGCTACGTGACGGTGGCCTTCGGCTGCACCGGCGGCAAGCACCGCTCGGTGTTCCTGGCCGAGCGCATGGCCCGGCACGCCCGCGAAATGGGCTGGGACGACGTGGCCACCTACCACCGCGAACAGGATTGA
- the hprK gene encoding HPr(Ser) kinase/phosphatase, producing the protein MNTSITARELFEQQRERLALRWVAGQSGEKRELEAGNTVSRRPSLAGYLNAIYPNKVQILGTEELSWLDALEPRQRWETIEKIMHSHPLALVITRNQPCPEDLRAAADESGTPLWVSPKRGHELLNHLSYHLARTLAPRVILHGVFMEIYSIGVLITGEAGSGKSELALELLSRGHRLVADDAPEFTQIAPDVLDGTCPELLQDLLEVRGLGVLNVREMFGDTAVKKNKYLRLIVHLTKPMTEPTPHGYERLTGDSGTRHVLDLDVPLITLPVMPGRNLSVLTEAATRLHILRTKGIDPAAMFIARHSNLLERRTP; encoded by the coding sequence ATGAATACCAGCATCACCGCACGTGAACTGTTCGAACAGCAGCGCGAGCGGCTGGCGCTGCGCTGGGTTGCCGGCCAGTCCGGCGAGAAGCGCGAACTGGAAGCCGGCAACACGGTGTCCCGGCGCCCCTCGCTGGCCGGTTACCTCAATGCGATCTACCCGAACAAGGTGCAGATCCTGGGCACCGAGGAACTGTCCTGGCTGGACGCGCTGGAACCGCGGCAGCGCTGGGAAACGATCGAAAAGATCATGCATTCGCACCCGCTGGCGCTGGTCATCACCCGCAACCAGCCCTGCCCGGAAGACCTGCGCGCGGCCGCCGATGAATCCGGCACCCCGCTGTGGGTGTCGCCCAAGCGCGGCCATGAACTGCTGAACCACCTGTCCTACCACTTGGCACGCACGCTGGCACCGCGGGTGATCCTGCACGGCGTGTTCATGGAAATCTATTCGATCGGCGTGCTGATCACCGGCGAGGCCGGTTCGGGCAAGAGTGAACTGGCGCTGGAACTGCTCAGCCGTGGCCACCGTCTGGTGGCCGACGATGCCCCCGAGTTCACCCAGATCGCCCCCGACGTGCTCGATGGCACCTGCCCCGAGCTGCTGCAGGACCTGCTGGAAGTGCGCGGCCTGGGCGTGCTGAACGTGCGCGAGATGTTCGGTGATACGGCGGTAAAGAAGAACAAGTACCTTCGCCTGATCGTGCACCTGACCAAGCCGATGACCGAGCCCACCCCCCATGGCTACGAACGCCTGACCGGCGATTCCGGTACCCGCCACGTGCTGGACCTGGACGTGCCACTGATCACCCTGCCGGTGATGCCCGGCCGCAATCTGTCGGTGCTGACCGAGGCGGCCACCCGGCTGCACATTCTACGTACCAAGGGTATCGATCCGGCGGCGATGTTCATCGCCCGCCACAGCAACCTGCTGGAACGGCGAACACCCTGA
- a CDS encoding PTS sugar transporter subunit IIA, translating into MPLTDLLAAVQTQLCTATDRDSVLQTAAGLLACRQANAEQIYQNLCQREALGSTCIGEGIAIPHGRAPALDRPRGALLRLATPIDFGGDAPVDLVFAMAVPAHYTHQHLMLLSELAELFSSPAIRQALREAGDARSLRLALDLPPSASAA; encoded by the coding sequence ATGCCCCTGACTGACCTTCTGGCGGCCGTGCAGACCCAGCTCTGCACGGCCACCGACCGCGACAGCGTCCTGCAGACCGCCGCCGGCCTGTTGGCCTGCCGCCAGGCCAATGCCGAGCAGATCTACCAGAACCTGTGCCAGCGCGAAGCGCTGGGCAGCACCTGCATCGGCGAGGGCATCGCCATTCCGCACGGGCGCGCGCCCGCGCTGGACCGGCCCCGCGGCGCCCTGCTGCGGCTGGCCACCCCCATCGATTTCGGCGGCGACGCCCCGGTGGACCTGGTGTTCGCCATGGCCGTGCCCGCCCACTACACCCACCAGCACCTGATGCTGCTGTCCGAGCTGGCCGAACTGTTCTCTTCGCCGGCCATCCGCCAGGCCCTGCGCGAGGCCGGCGACGCGCGCAGCCTGCGCCTGGCCCTGGACCTTCCCCCTTCGGCGAGCGCCGCATGA
- the raiA gene encoding ribosome-associated translation inhibitor RaiA: MRIETFGKDVEVTPALQSYVEDKLARIGKHFDQHCEARVTLKLQKTEHHVDASLNIPGQTLHAEANGQTMYAAIDLLADKLDRLVIKHKEKKQQHAPLPVGDNGG; encoded by the coding sequence ATGCGCATCGAAACGTTTGGCAAAGATGTCGAAGTCACCCCGGCCCTGCAGTCCTATGTGGAGGACAAGCTGGCCCGGATCGGCAAGCACTTCGACCAGCACTGCGAAGCGCGGGTAACCCTCAAGCTGCAGAAGACCGAACACCACGTCGACGCCAGCCTCAATATTCCCGGCCAGACCCTGCATGCCGAGGCCAACGGCCAGACCATGTACGCCGCGATCGATCTGCTGGCGGACAAGCTTGACCGCCTGGTGATCAAGCACAAGGAGAAAAAACAGCAGCACGCACCGCTGCCGGTGGGCGACAATGGCGGCTGA
- a CDS encoding RNA polymerase factor sigma-54 — translation MKTRLQTSLGQHLVLTPQLQQAIKLLQMSSTELELEIAQAVESNPLLDWAEGDDAAAGSEQDGGADNEAPPTADAGENGGDDWAPAELDWSSAGSSGSFDDDDDTGSAAERVAETETLADHLLWQLHLSHLSLRDRSIGAALIDALEDDGYLREPLATIAETLLPAIHAGEDEILTVLHQIQRFDPVGVAARSLGECLQLQLAVLPADTPGQALARQIAAGPLERLPRSGVAGIAQELKQPLAEVETAVALLRSLDPRPGTQIAPLSQDTYVVPDVVVWRQGGVWRAALAAHAGPKVMIHRGYEQMIRRCGDADAGYLRSQLQEARWLLKGLQARGETLLRVVRCLIQQQAGFLEFGEQALRPLTLREIAGELGLHESTVSRAIARKHVRTPRGTLPLRAFFASGIDTDGGGEASSTAIQAMIRRLIDDENPRKPLSDAKLADLLKTSGIPVARRTVAKYREAMNISASHERVRIA, via the coding sequence ATGAAGACTCGGCTGCAGACATCGTTGGGACAGCACCTGGTGCTGACACCGCAGCTGCAGCAGGCGATCAAGCTGCTGCAGATGTCCAGCACCGAGCTGGAGCTGGAAATCGCCCAGGCGGTGGAAAGCAACCCGTTGCTGGACTGGGCCGAAGGCGATGATGCGGCCGCGGGCAGCGAACAGGACGGCGGCGCCGACAACGAAGCGCCGCCCACCGCCGATGCCGGTGAGAACGGCGGCGACGACTGGGCGCCGGCGGAACTGGACTGGAGCAGTGCCGGCAGCAGCGGCAGCTTCGACGACGATGACGACACCGGCAGCGCTGCCGAGCGCGTGGCCGAGACTGAAACACTGGCCGACCACCTGCTGTGGCAGCTGCATCTTTCGCACCTGTCGCTGCGCGATCGCAGCATCGGCGCGGCCCTGATCGATGCGCTGGAAGACGATGGCTACCTGCGCGAACCGCTGGCCACCATCGCCGAAACCCTGTTGCCGGCCATCCATGCCGGCGAAGACGAAATCCTCACCGTGCTGCACCAGATCCAGCGCTTCGATCCGGTGGGCGTGGCCGCGCGTTCGCTGGGCGAATGCCTGCAGCTGCAGCTTGCGGTGCTGCCGGCCGACACGCCTGGCCAGGCGCTGGCCCGGCAGATTGCCGCCGGCCCGCTGGAACGGCTGCCGCGCAGCGGCGTGGCCGGCATCGCACAGGAACTGAAACAACCGCTGGCCGAGGTCGAGACCGCCGTAGCCCTGCTGCGCTCGCTCGACCCGCGCCCCGGCACGCAGATCGCCCCGCTTTCGCAGGACACCTACGTGGTGCCCGATGTGGTGGTGTGGCGGCAGGGCGGTGTGTGGCGCGCGGCGCTGGCCGCCCATGCCGGGCCCAAGGTGATGATCCACCGCGGCTACGAACAGATGATCCGCCGCTGCGGCGATGCCGATGCCGGTTATCTGCGCAGCCAACTGCAGGAAGCACGCTGGTTGTTGAAGGGCCTGCAGGCCCGCGGCGAAACCCTGCTGCGCGTGGTGCGCTGCCTGATCCAGCAGCAGGCCGGATTCCTTGAATTCGGCGAACAGGCCCTACGACCGCTGACCCTGCGCGAGATCGCCGGCGAACTCGGCCTGCACGAATCCACCGTCTCGCGCGCCATCGCCCGCAAGCACGTGCGCACGCCGCGCGGCACCCTGCCGCTGCGCGCCTTCTTTGCCTCCGGCATCGACACCGACGGCGGTGGCGAAGCCTCCAGCACCGCCATCCAGGCCATGATCCGGCGCCTGATCGATGACGAGAACCCGCGCAAGCCGCTTTCTGACGCCAAGCTGGCTGACCTGTTGAAGACGTCGGGAATCCCGGTAGCGCGCCGCACCGTTGCGAAGTATCGTGAGGCCATGAACATCTCCGCCTCGCACGAAAGGGTCAGAATCGCTTGA
- the lptB gene encoding LPS export ABC transporter ATP-binding protein translates to MLVAKGLRKRYKQREVVKDFGLTLDAGEVVGLLGPNGAGKTTCFYMIVGLVAADAGSIVLDGQDITDDPMYTRAKQGVGYLPQEPSVFRKLTVADNLRLVLELRDDLDSAGRERELNSLLDELQLGHVSEQLGASLSGGERRRCEIARALAAKPRLILLDEPFAGVDPISVGEIQRIVTHLKQRGIGVLITDHNVRETLGICDRAYILAEGTVLAQGSPEAILDNADVRRVYLGDSFKL, encoded by the coding sequence ATGCTCGTCGCCAAGGGCCTGCGCAAGCGCTACAAGCAGCGCGAAGTGGTCAAGGATTTCGGCCTGACCCTGGACGCCGGTGAAGTGGTGGGCCTGCTCGGCCCCAACGGCGCCGGCAAGACCACCTGCTTCTACATGATCGTGGGCCTGGTCGCGGCCGATGCCGGCAGCATCGTGCTGGACGGCCAGGACATCACCGACGACCCCATGTATACCCGTGCCAAGCAGGGCGTGGGCTACCTGCCGCAGGAACCGTCGGTGTTCCGCAAGCTGACCGTGGCCGACAACCTGCGCCTGGTGCTGGAACTGCGCGACGATCTGGATTCGGCCGGCCGCGAGCGCGAACTGAACAGCCTGCTGGACGAACTGCAGCTGGGCCATGTGTCCGAACAGCTGGGCGCCAGCCTGTCCGGCGGCGAGCGCCGCCGCTGCGAGATCGCCCGCGCGCTGGCCGCCAAGCCGCGCCTGATCCTGCTGGATGAACCGTTCGCCGGCGTCGACCCGATCTCGGTGGGCGAAATCCAGCGCATCGTCACCCACCTGAAGCAGCGTGGCATCGGCGTACTCATCACCGACCACAATGTGCGCGAAACCTTGGGAATCTGCGACCGCGCGTATATCCTCGCAGAGGGCACCGTGCTGGCCCAGGGCTCGCCCGAGGCGATCCTGGACAACGCAGACGTGCGTCGCGTCTACCTTGGAGATTCCTTCAAGCTGTAA
- the lptA gene encoding lipopolysaccharide transport periplasmic protein LptA, whose translation MKIPFAAVLALGLLVPSAAFAKSSDRNEDMHIDAGAQSGSLTGDGKTTLSQGVVITQGTLDLRSAQAEIYMKDGEAVRAVFTGKQAKMKQQLDDGTWVDAVADNIDYDVKSDTVTLTGNYKVTSARGTNAGQRMVYNMKSGEMNSGGDGSRVRTVIPPKNKTPAAPAGGKK comes from the coding sequence ATGAAGATTCCCTTTGCAGCCGTGCTCGCGCTTGGTCTTCTTGTCCCCAGCGCCGCCTTCGCCAAATCCAGCGACCGCAACGAAGACATGCACATCGACGCCGGTGCGCAGTCCGGTTCGCTGACCGGCGACGGCAAGACCACCCTGTCGCAGGGCGTGGTGATCACCCAGGGCACCCTGGACCTGCGCTCGGCCCAGGCCGAGATCTACATGAAGGACGGCGAAGCGGTCCGCGCCGTGTTCACCGGCAAGCAGGCCAAGATGAAGCAGCAGCTGGATGACGGCACCTGGGTCGATGCGGTGGCCGACAACATCGACTACGACGTCAAGAGCGATACCGTCACCCTGACCGGCAACTACAAGGTCACCAGCGCGCGCGGCACCAACGCCGGCCAGCGCATGGTCTACAACATGAAGAGCGGCGAGATGAATTCCGGCGGCGACGGCAGCCGCGTACGCACGGTCATTCCGCCCAAGAACAAGACGCCGGCCGCGCCGGCCGGGGGCAAGAAGTAA
- the lptC gene encoding LPS export ABC transporter periplasmic protein LptC yields MNTARVNWRTVLGVGLLLAALLSSWAALRNRDKGPVSEGQDAGVDYILHDFQIVALDDQGKESTTLRAPLLERQRGDQTINIATPLFEMPDAEGRHWTLRAETGWLSAKGDEMKLRGNVAGDSPVAPGVVPTTFRTDHLDVFPKENRARTDALVTMTRPGMEQSGVGFEVDSKNNTYHFLSQSKGRYTPKR; encoded by the coding sequence ATGAATACCGCACGCGTGAACTGGCGTACCGTGCTCGGCGTCGGCCTGCTGCTGGCGGCGCTGCTGAGCAGCTGGGCCGCCCTGCGCAACCGCGACAAGGGCCCGGTGAGCGAAGGCCAGGACGCAGGCGTGGATTACATCCTGCACGATTTCCAGATCGTGGCCCTGGACGACCAGGGCAAGGAATCGACCACCCTGCGCGCGCCCCTGCTGGAACGCCAGCGCGGCGACCAGACCATCAACATCGCCACGCCGCTGTTTGAAATGCCCGATGCCGAAGGCCGGCACTGGACGCTGCGCGCCGAAACCGGCTGGCTCAGCGCCAAGGGCGATGAGATGAAGCTGCGCGGCAACGTGGCCGGCGACAGCCCGGTCGCGCCCGGCGTGGTGCCCACCACCTTCCGCACCGACCACCTGGACGTGTTCCCGAAAGAGAACCGTGCGCGCACCGACGCGCTGGTCACCATGACCCGCCCGGGCATGGAACAGTCCGGCGTGGGCTTTGAAGTGGATTCGAAGAACAACACGTATCATTTCCTCAGCCAGTCCAAGGGCCGCTACACGCCCAAGCGCTGA
- a CDS encoding HAD hydrolase family protein, translated as MPWSPLPAFPAHLLATAARIRLACFDVDGTLTDGRLYYDKDGNESKAYFVQDGLGLKLLQQHGIHPVLITARNSQSALKRGADLGIDTQIAVGDKLASVQALCAQHGIGLDQVAFMGDDLPDLAPIGAVGLAVAPANAHPWIAERAHWQTRSEGGRGAARELCDVLLAAQGHVDAVLARFGA; from the coding sequence ATGCCCTGGTCCCCCCTGCCCGCCTTCCCCGCCCATCTGCTTGCCACCGCGGCCCGCATCCGCCTGGCCTGCTTCGACGTGGACGGTACCCTCACCGACGGTCGGCTGTACTACGACAAGGACGGCAACGAGAGCAAGGCGTACTTCGTGCAGGATGGTCTGGGCCTGAAACTGCTGCAGCAGCACGGTATCCACCCCGTGCTCATCACCGCGCGCAACAGCCAGTCCGCGCTCAAGCGCGGCGCCGACCTGGGCATTGACACCCAGATCGCCGTGGGCGACAAGCTGGCCAGCGTGCAGGCCTTGTGCGCCCAGCATGGCATCGGCCTGGACCAGGTGGCCTTCATGGGCGATGACCTGCCCGACCTGGCCCCGATCGGCGCGGTCGGCCTGGCCGTGGCCCCGGCCAATGCGCACCCGTGGATCGCCGAACGCGCCCACTGGCAGACCCGCAGCGAGGGCGGCCGTGGCGCCGCGCGCGAGCTGTGCGACGTGCTGCTGGCCGCGCAGGGCCATGTGGACGCCGTGCTGGCAAGGTTCGGCGCATGA
- a CDS encoding KpsF/GutQ family sugar-phosphate isomerase produces MAESPLPSRSVDPAALVASGQRVFEIEQQALQAVAGRLGEAFQQACQTILGSRGRVVATGMGKSGHIARKIAATLASTGTPAFYVHPGEAGHGDLGMITEDDVVLALSYSGESDEILMLLPVLKRQGNTLIAMTGRAQSSLASAADIHLDVSVPAEACPLALAPTSSTTASLVMGDALAVALLDARGFTADDFARSHPAGSLGRRLLLHITDVMHSGEDLPKVDAGASLSEALMEMSRKRLGMTAVVDAQGVLIGLFTDGDLRRALDSALDVRTARIADIMTRSPRTIGADQLAVEAARLMETHKINGLIVVDEQGRAVGALNIHDLLRARVV; encoded by the coding sequence ATGGCCGAGTCCCCCCTGCCCTCCCGTTCCGTCGATCCCGCTGCCCTGGTGGCCAGTGGCCAGCGCGTGTTCGAGATCGAACAGCAGGCCCTGCAGGCCGTGGCCGGGCGCCTGGGCGAGGCCTTCCAGCAGGCCTGCCAGACCATCCTGGGCAGCCGCGGCCGCGTGGTCGCCACCGGCATGGGCAAGTCCGGGCATATCGCCCGCAAGATCGCCGCCACCCTGGCCTCCACCGGCACCCCGGCGTTCTACGTGCACCCGGGTGAAGCCGGCCACGGCGACCTGGGCATGATCACCGAGGACGATGTGGTGCTGGCCCTGTCCTATTCAGGCGAATCGGACGAGATCCTGATGCTGCTGCCGGTGCTCAAGCGCCAGGGCAACACCCTGATCGCCATGACCGGCCGCGCCCAGTCCAGCCTGGCCAGCGCCGCCGACATCCACCTGGACGTGAGCGTGCCGGCCGAAGCCTGTCCGCTGGCCCTGGCACCCACCTCCAGCACCACCGCCTCGCTGGTGATGGGCGATGCGCTGGCCGTGGCGCTGCTTGACGCGCGCGGCTTCACCGCCGACGACTTCGCCCGCTCGCACCCGGCCGGCAGCCTGGGCCGCCGCCTGCTGCTGCACATTACCGATGTGATGCACAGCGGCGAGGACCTGCCCAAGGTGGACGCCGGCGCCAGCCTGAGCGAAGCCCTGATGGAGATGAGTCGCAAGCGGCTGGGGATGACCGCCGTGGTCGATGCCCAGGGCGTGCTGATCGGCCTGTTCACCGACGGCGACCTGCGCCGCGCGCTGGACAGCGCGCTGGACGTGCGCACCGCCCGCATCGCCGACATCATGACCCGCAGCCCGCGCACCATCGGTGCCGACCAGCTGGCCGTGGAAGCGGCGCGCCTGATGGAAACCCACAAGATCAACGGCCTGATCGTGGTCGATGAGCAGGGCCGGGCCGTCGGCGCGCTGAACATTCATGACCTGTTGCGGGCCCGGGTGGTTTAA
- a CDS encoding BolA family protein: protein MDADTIRNLIETGLPGARADVRGDDGVHFEATVVSEAFAGKMPLARHRMVYATLGDLMGGAIHALALKTVTPAEAG, encoded by the coding sequence TTGGACGCCGACACCATCCGCAACCTGATCGAAACCGGCCTGCCCGGCGCCCGCGCCGACGTGCGTGGCGACGACGGCGTGCACTTCGAAGCGACCGTGGTCAGCGAGGCCTTTGCCGGCAAGATGCCGCTGGCCCGCCACCGGATGGTCTATGCCACCCTGGGCGACCTGATGGGCGGCGCGATCCACGCGCTGGCGCTGAAAACCGTGACCCCGGCCGAAGCCGGCTGA